Proteins found in one Campylobacter concisus genomic segment:
- the infB gene encoding translation initiation factor IF-2: MSNVRISEIANELGYPSKEIVEKAQELGLKVKTHSNAVSLEEAEAIYEYVQTGVIPDKFKKKKSEPKPKKESKKEAEKESVKKEEKQKSEPKKATTKTESKSVKAEPKKEAQILEEKQKIEPKKEEIKVEQKQVEAPRPKESLADVTQKRRGLVIVKKKKDYEAPIATKEEKKPEPSIANISDFKSMFSANDENLAKKKKKDKKVVVASKKDNTQKMDLLGGSDFGDIVLEDEDVVVLPDFSFKTPAPVPAQKTKQPNVMRTTVNNTINSFGEGGIQRRARKKHKKPENKQNNEAVTSINIPKEIRVYEFAEKLNKQPSEIIGKLFMLGMMTTKNDFLDEDAIEILADEFNVEVNIIDDQKEFDYVAAYEEEIKDDENLQPRAPVITIMGHVDHGKTSLLDYIRKSRVAAGEAGGITQHVGAYMVNKNGKNITFIDTPGHEAFTAMRARGAGVTDIVIIVVAADDGVKPQTKEAVSHAKAAGVPIIIAINKMDKESANPDLVKTGLAELDIMPTEWGGKYEFVPISAKTGMGIDDLLEIVLLQADLLELKANPKANAKATVIESSLQKGRGPVATIIVENGTLHVGDTVVAGVAYGKIRSLLDDQGKPLQDIKPGECGVIVGLSEIAEAGETLIGVKTDKEAREYAQKKAEYIRQKELSKSTKVSIDELSAKIAEGELKTLPVIIKADVGGSLEALKASLEKLANDEIRVNVIHSGVGGITQSDVALASASEDCIILGFNIRPTGEIKEKAKESGVEIKTYNVIYNLIDDVKAILGGLMSPIIREEQLGQAQVRQVIHVPKVGTIAGCIVTEGTINRGAKIRLIREGVVVYEGLVSSLKRFKDDVKEVAKGYECGVGIENFNDIRENDYIESFKEVKEKATL; encoded by the coding sequence ATGAGCAATGTTAGGATTTCAGAGATCGCAAACGAGCTTGGCTATCCAAGTAAAGAGATAGTAGAAAAAGCTCAAGAGTTAGGATTAAAAGTCAAAACTCACTCAAATGCAGTTAGCCTTGAAGAGGCCGAAGCTATATATGAATATGTTCAAACTGGCGTGATACCAGATAAATTTAAAAAGAAAAAGAGTGAACCTAAACCAAAAAAAGAGTCTAAAAAAGAAGCAGAAAAAGAGTCAGTAAAAAAAGAAGAAAAACAAAAAAGTGAACCTAAAAAAGCTACTACTAAAACTGAGTCAAAGTCGGTAAAAGCTGAGCCTAAGAAAGAGGCACAAATTTTAGAAGAAAAACAAAAAATTGAGCCTAAAAAAGAAGAAATCAAAGTAGAGCAAAAACAAGTCGAAGCTCCAAGACCAAAAGAGAGCTTGGCCGATGTGACTCAAAAAAGACGTGGCCTTGTGATAGTAAAAAAGAAAAAAGACTATGAAGCGCCAATTGCTACAAAAGAAGAGAAAAAGCCTGAACCAAGCATAGCTAATATAAGCGATTTTAAAAGTATGTTTTCAGCAAATGATGAAAATTTAGCTAAGAAAAAGAAAAAAGATAAAAAAGTAGTTGTTGCAAGTAAAAAGGATAACACTCAGAAGATGGATCTACTTGGCGGAAGTGACTTTGGTGACATAGTGCTAGAAGATGAAGATGTAGTTGTTCTTCCTGATTTTAGTTTTAAAACCCCAGCACCAGTACCTGCACAAAAGACAAAACAGCCAAATGTTATGAGAACTACAGTCAACAACACGATAAATTCATTTGGCGAAGGCGGCATTCAAAGAAGAGCTAGAAAAAAACACAAAAAGCCTGAAAATAAACAAAACAATGAAGCTGTGACATCTATAAATATTCCAAAAGAAATTCGTGTTTATGAATTTGCTGAAAAGCTAAACAAACAGCCAAGCGAGATTATTGGTAAGCTTTTTATGCTAGGTATGATGACAACTAAAAATGACTTTTTGGATGAAGATGCGATCGAAATTTTGGCTGATGAGTTTAATGTAGAGGTTAATATCATCGACGATCAAAAAGAATTTGACTACGTAGCAGCCTATGAAGAAGAGATAAAAGACGATGAAAATCTCCAGCCAAGAGCACCAGTCATAACCATCATGGGCCACGTTGATCATGGTAAAACTTCATTACTTGATTACATAAGAAAATCACGTGTAGCAGCAGGAGAGGCTGGTGGTATCACTCAGCATGTTGGTGCTTATATGGTAAATAAAAACGGCAAAAACATCACATTTATTGACACTCCAGGTCACGAAGCATTTACTGCTATGCGCGCAAGAGGTGCTGGTGTAACTGATATAGTTATCATCGTTGTTGCAGCAGATGACGGCGTAAAACCACAAACAAAAGAAGCAGTTAGTCACGCAAAAGCCGCTGGCGTACCGATAATCATCGCTATAAATAAAATGGATAAAGAGTCAGCAAATCCTGACCTGGTAAAGACTGGTCTTGCTGAGCTTGATATCATGCCAACAGAGTGGGGCGGAAAGTATGAATTTGTGCCAATCTCTGCAAAAACAGGCATGGGTATAGATGATTTACTTGAGATCGTACTTTTACAAGCTGACCTTTTGGAGCTAAAAGCAAATCCAAAGGCAAACGCAAAAGCAACTGTCATCGAGAGCTCACTTCAAAAAGGCCGTGGCCCAGTAGCTACTATTATCGTTGAAAATGGCACGCTTCATGTTGGAGATACTGTCGTAGCTGGAGTTGCGTATGGAAAGATAAGAAGCTTACTTGATGACCAAGGTAAGCCTTTGCAAGATATAAAACCAGGCGAATGCGGTGTGATAGTAGGTCTTAGCGAGATAGCAGAGGCAGGCGAGACATTAATAGGCGTAAAAACTGATAAAGAGGCTCGTGAATACGCGCAGAAAAAGGCTGAATATATCCGCCAAAAAGAGCTTAGTAAGAGTACAAAAGTTAGTATTGACGAGCTTAGCGCTAAGATTGCTGAGGGTGAGTTAAAGACGCTTCCAGTCATCATCAAAGCTGACGTTGGTGGTTCACTTGAGGCACTAAAAGCAAGCCTAGAAAAACTAGCAAATGATGAGATCAGAGTAAATGTCATCCACTCTGGTGTTGGTGGCATCACGCAAAGCGACGTAGCACTTGCTAGTGCGAGCGAAGACTGTATAATCCTTGGTTTCAACATAAGACCAACTGGCGAGATAAAAGAAAAGGCAAAAGAGAGCGGCGTTGAGATTAAAACTTACAACGTTATTTATAATCTAATCGACGACGTGAAAGCGATCTTGGGCGGACTAATGTCACCGATCATCAGAGAAGAGCAGCTTGGTCAAGCTCAGGTTCGTCAAGTGATCCATGTGCCAAAAGTTGGAACTATTGCTGGATGTATCGTCACTGAAGGCACGATAAATAGAGGCGCAAAAATTCGCCTTATTAGAGAAGGTGTGGTCGTTTATGAGGGCTTGGTAAGTTCGCTAAAACGCTTCAAAGATGATGTCAAAGAGGTTGCTAAAGGTTATGAGTGTGGCGTTGGTATCGAAAATTTCAACGACATTAGAGAAAATGACTATATCGAAAGCTTTAAAGAAGTCAAGGAGAAAGCCACTCTATGA
- the rbfA gene encoding 30S ribosome-binding factor RbfA — protein MNANEIKRMRTESVLKELIPEALATLEDSILKGLCVTDVECKKGRYDAFVYLDKMAFDEREQEYILGHLKRVCRHLQNHCMAAEGWYRCPNFHFKFDDRLEYQNHMDKLFDKISKDLNKNG, from the coding sequence ATGAACGCTAACGAAATAAAGCGTATGAGAACAGAGAGCGTGCTAAAAGAGCTCATTCCAGAGGCTTTAGCCACTCTTGAAGATAGCATTTTAAAGGGGCTTTGCGTCACTGACGTCGAGTGTAAAAAGGGCAGATACGACGCCTTTGTTTATCTTGATAAGATGGCTTTTGACGAGCGTGAACAAGAGTATATTTTGGGGCATTTGAAGCGAGTTTGTAGGCATTTGCAAAACCACTGCATGGCAGCTGAGGGCTGGTATAGATGTCCAAATTTTCACTTTAAATTTGACGATAGATTAGAGTATCAAAACCATATGGATAAGTTGTTTGATAAAATTTCAAAGGATTTAAACAAAAATGGATAA
- the rimP gene encoding ribosome maturation factor RimP, which translates to MDNLDKLVRECGVELYDSEIANENGRAIFRVYITKNGGVSLDDCEKVSRLLSPIFDVTPPVSGDYNLEVSSPGLERKLSKPSHFKSSIGELVKIQTETEKFAGRLVKADEENIAVENEEGIFEINISEIKKAKTYLEW; encoded by the coding sequence ATGGATAATTTAGACAAACTAGTACGCGAATGCGGTGTCGAGCTTTACGATAGCGAGATCGCAAATGAAAATGGTAGGGCTATTTTTAGAGTTTATATCACAAAAAATGGCGGAGTGAGCCTTGACGACTGTGAAAAAGTGAGTCGATTGCTCTCGCCTATTTTTGACGTGACACCGCCAGTTAGCGGGGATTATAACCTCGAAGTTAGTTCACCTGGCCTTGAGAGAAAGCTTAGTAAGCCATCTCATTTTAAATCAAGCATTGGTGAGCTAGTTAAAATTCAAACCGAGACTGAGAAATTTGCAGGAAGGCTTGTAAAAGCGGACGAAGAGAACATTGCAGTAGAAAACGAAGAGGGAATTTTTGAGATCAACATCAGTGAGATAAAAAAAGCAAAAACATATTTGGAGTGGTAA
- a CDS encoding formate--tetrahydrofolate ligase, whose product MLSDIEITHQTKLEHISKVAAKLGLNEDELELYGKFKAKISPRLEPSNSKLILVTATNPTPYGEGKTTMSIGLADALNSLNKKVCLALREPSLGPVFGIKGGAAGGGYSQLAPMEDLNLHFTGDFHAITSANNLISAMIDNSLYQENPLKIEKILWKRCMDMNDRALRFITVGHGGRTDGVPREDGFNITAASEIMAVLCLATSLSDLKERVANIMVAYDSDKKPIYVRDLGCQDAVCILLKDAIKPNLFQTLEHTPTLVHGGPFANIAHGCNSVIATKTALNLADYVITEAGFGSELGAEKFLDIKCRVADIRPSAVVLVSTIRSLKYNGEANKDEITKPDMNALKKGIENLGGHIENLKGKFGQNVVVALNKFDFDTDEEINFVKEYCRELGVEVAVCENFLKGGKGAIELAELVLKACDKPSKINFTYEMSDDTKTKIEKVAKEIYGAGEVVFEEAALKKLEMIKELNLSHLPVCIAKTQYSFSDDAKLLGRAKGFTFSVKDLDIRTGAGFIVAVCGKIMLMPGLPKVPAAVNMKIDADGKIDGLS is encoded by the coding sequence ATGCTAAGCGACATCGAGATAACTCACCAAACGAAACTAGAACACATCAGTAAAGTTGCCGCAAAACTAGGCTTAAACGAAGACGAGCTTGAGCTTTACGGCAAATTTAAGGCTAAAATTTCCCCTAGACTTGAGCCATCAAACTCAAAGCTCATCTTAGTTACTGCGACTAACCCAACCCCATACGGCGAAGGCAAAACGACTATGTCTATCGGTCTAGCCGACGCACTAAATTCACTTAATAAAAAGGTTTGCCTAGCGCTTCGTGAGCCATCTCTTGGGCCAGTTTTTGGCATAAAGGGTGGAGCGGCAGGTGGCGGCTACTCACAGCTTGCGCCGATGGAGGATCTAAATTTACACTTCACTGGCGATTTTCACGCGATAACATCGGCAAATAACCTGATTTCAGCGATGATAGATAATAGCCTTTATCAAGAAAACCCACTAAAAATCGAGAAAATTTTATGGAAGCGCTGTATGGATATGAACGACCGCGCGCTTAGATTTATCACAGTGGGTCATGGTGGCAGGACGGATGGCGTGCCAAGAGAAGATGGCTTTAATATCACCGCTGCAAGCGAGATCATGGCTGTGCTTTGTCTAGCAACAAGCCTTTCTGATCTAAAAGAGCGCGTAGCAAACATCATGGTTGCCTATGATAGCGATAAAAAGCCTATCTACGTGCGTGATCTAGGCTGTCAAGACGCTGTTTGTATACTTTTAAAAGATGCGATCAAGCCAAATTTATTTCAAACGCTTGAGCACACACCTACGCTCGTACATGGCGGTCCATTTGCAAACATCGCACACGGCTGTAACTCAGTCATTGCAACAAAAACAGCTCTAAATTTAGCTGACTACGTCATCACTGAAGCTGGCTTTGGCTCTGAGCTTGGTGCGGAGAAATTTTTAGATATAAAATGCAGGGTTGCTGATATCAGGCCAAGCGCTGTGGTGCTTGTAAGCACGATCAGATCGCTAAAATATAACGGCGAAGCAAATAAAGATGAGATCACAAAACCAGATATGAACGCTCTTAAAAAAGGCATCGAAAACCTTGGCGGACATATCGAAAATTTAAAAGGTAAATTTGGACAAAACGTAGTTGTGGCGCTTAATAAATTTGACTTTGACACCGATGAAGAGATAAATTTCGTAAAAGAGTACTGCCGTGAGCTTGGTGTAGAAGTGGCAGTTTGTGAGAATTTCTTAAAAGGTGGCAAAGGTGCGATTGAGCTTGCCGAGCTAGTTTTAAAAGCGTGCGATAAGCCAAGTAAGATAAATTTTACATACGAGATGAGCGATGATACGAAAACTAAAATAGAAAAGGTCGCTAAGGAAATTTATGGAGCTGGTGAGGTGGTCTTTGAGGAAGCCGCTCTTAAAAAGCTTGAGATGATAAAAGAGCTAAATTTGAGCCATTTGCCAGTTTGTATCGCAAAAACTCAGTATTCATTTAGCGACGATGCGAAGCTTTTGGGTAGAGCAAAAGGCTTTACATTTAGTGTAAAAGATCTTGATATTAGAACCGGGGCTGGCTTTATCGTTGCAGTTTGCGGTAAGATCATGCTGATGCCAGGACTTCCAAAAGTACCAGCTGCTGTCAATATGAAGATAGACGCAGACGGCAAGATCGACGGCTTATCGTAA
- the ribD gene encoding bifunctional diaminohydroxyphosphoribosylaminopyrimidine deaminase/5-amino-6-(5-phosphoribosylamino)uracil reductase RibD, which produces MNDEFYMDLALSEAWKFQILTYPNPAVGCLILDENGQILSCKAHEKAGYLHAEPTTIFFALCKKSKKFKDDFIKAYNAKFSSNIKEDEFGLLEPKFTYEFILKNHSNLLKNAKAYVTLEPCSHHGKTPPCANLLKELGFSEVIIGSHDENQIASGGGNLFKSAGIKVKFGVLKERCDKLLEPFLAYQNGGFSFLKIAISKNGVASGGIITNELSRTHVHKLRSIIDTLVIGGNTVRVDRPKLDSRLVSGGKNPDVLIYSRSDKFDKTIPLFSVPGRKVSIQKKLSLTGLSMFEGAGEFLKLAKDGKLANVKWLLIYQSSNFKDGKSLSLDLNLKPLFSGNFGDDSYTWYEILD; this is translated from the coding sequence ATGAACGACGAATTTTACATGGATCTTGCTTTAAGCGAGGCTTGGAAATTTCAAATATTAACCTATCCAAATCCAGCCGTTGGATGCCTTATCCTTGATGAAAATGGTCAAATTTTATCTTGCAAGGCTCATGAAAAAGCTGGATATTTACACGCTGAACCAACGACGATATTTTTTGCACTTTGCAAAAAAAGTAAAAAATTTAAAGATGATTTTATAAAAGCATATAACGCTAAATTTAGCTCTAATATAAAAGAGGACGAATTTGGCCTTTTGGAGCCAAAATTTACCTATGAATTTATACTAAAAAATCACTCAAATTTACTAAAAAATGCAAAAGCTTACGTTACGCTAGAGCCTTGCTCGCATCATGGTAAAACGCCACCTTGTGCAAATTTACTAAAAGAGCTTGGCTTTAGTGAGGTCATAATTGGCAGTCATGATGAAAATCAAATAGCAAGTGGTGGTGGTAATTTGTTTAAAAGCGCTGGTATAAAAGTTAAATTTGGCGTTTTAAAAGAGCGCTGCGATAAGCTGCTTGAACCATTTTTGGCATATCAAAATGGTGGTTTTAGTTTTTTAAAAATCGCAATTAGTAAAAATGGCGTAGCAAGTGGTGGCATCATCACAAATGAGCTTAGCCGCACGCACGTCCATAAACTAAGAAGCATCATAGATACGCTAGTGATCGGCGGCAACACAGTGCGAGTTGATCGCCCAAAGCTTGATAGCAGGCTAGTAAGTGGTGGCAAAAATCCAGATGTCTTAATCTACTCAAGAAGTGATAAATTTGATAAAACTATACCGCTTTTTAGTGTGCCAGGGCGCAAAGTTAGTATTCAAAAAAAGCTTAGCTTAACAGGACTTAGTATGTTTGAAGGTGCTGGCGAGTTTTTAAAACTTGCAAAAGATGGCAAGCTAGCAAACGTAAAATGGCTACTTATCTATCAAAGCTCAAATTTTAAGGATGGTAAAAGCTTGAGCCTTGATCTAAATTTAAAGCCACTATTTAGTGGGAATTTTGGAGACGACAGCTACACTTGGTATGAAATTTTGGATTAA
- a CDS encoding VIT1/CCC1 transporter family protein, translating to MLDKKRALKQLQNEADDTAIYTLLEASEKNEENKKILRKLITEEKRHYAFCQKITGESRTANLFKVIFYTILVKIFGTSFTLKFMESREEDAEQFYLGIVDEYPEARDIYEEEVNHENNLISMLKDMKLVNAGGIVLGMNDALVELTGTLSGIALAFSNTKSVGATGLIMGIAAALSMAGSAYLESKENPSDEIKPLTYSLYTGGSYIITTAFLILPFFIFTSGLYAVLSMFFFALVAIITYNFYISVAKELKFLPRVIEMCVITFGVAIISFGIGFLVKHYFGLDI from the coding sequence ATGCTAGATAAAAAGCGTGCTTTAAAACAGCTACAAAATGAAGCAGATGATACCGCCATCTATACGTTACTAGAAGCTAGTGAAAAAAATGAAGAAAATAAAAAAATACTTCGTAAATTAATCACTGAGGAAAAACGACATTATGCTTTTTGTCAAAAGATAACAGGCGAGAGCAGAACTGCAAATTTATTCAAAGTCATATTCTATACGATACTTGTTAAAATTTTTGGTACATCTTTTACTTTAAAATTTATGGAGTCACGCGAAGAAGATGCAGAACAATTTTATCTTGGTATCGTTGACGAGTATCCTGAAGCTAGAGATATTTATGAAGAAGAAGTAAATCATGAAAACAATTTAATCTCTATGTTAAAAGATATGAAACTAGTCAATGCCGGTGGCATTGTTCTTGGTATGAATGACGCATTAGTTGAGCTAACTGGCACACTAAGTGGTATCGCACTTGCTTTTTCAAATACAAAATCAGTTGGCGCAACAGGCCTTATCATGGGCATTGCAGCTGCTCTTTCCATGGCTGGCTCAGCATATCTTGAGTCAAAAGAAAATCCAAGTGACGAGATCAAACCGCTTACCTATTCGCTCTACACAGGTGGTTCGTACATCATAACAACGGCGTTTTTGATACTTCCATTTTTCATCTTTACAAGCGGTCTTTACGCTGTTTTGTCGATGTTTTTCTTTGCGCTGGTTGCCATCATCACTTACAACTTTTATATAAGTGTGGCAAAGGAGCTTAAATTTTTGCCAAGAGTGATTGAGATGTGCGTGATAACTTTTGGCGTTGCGATCATATCTTTTGGCATCGGCTTTTTAGTCAAGCACTATTTTGGTCTAGATATTTAA
- a CDS encoding F0F1 ATP synthase subunit C codes for MKKIVFLILGLAAFAFGADGEMIRSYSVIAGGIGLGLAALGGAIGMGNTAAATISGTARNPGVGSKLMTTMFIALAMIEAQVIYALVITLIVLYANPMLG; via the coding sequence ATGAAAAAGATCGTGTTTTTAATTCTTGGTCTTGCTGCATTTGCATTTGGTGCTGATGGCGAGATGATTAGATCATATTCAGTTATCGCTGGTGGTATTGGTCTTGGCCTTGCAGCTCTTGGTGGCGCTATTGGTATGGGTAATACAGCTGCTGCAACAATTAGCGGAACAGCTAGAAACCCAGGCGTTGGTAGCAAACTTATGACAACAATGTTTATCGCTCTTGCGATGATCGAAGCACAAGTTATCTACGCACTTGTTATTACACTTATCGTTCTTTATGCAAACCCAATGCTTGGCTAA
- a CDS encoding sodium-dependent transporter has translation MINEKFSKIGFVLAMAGSAVGLGNAWKFPTMVGNNGGSAFIILYLLLTFAIAFVAFLAELSIGKLGESDVVSSIYKLAPKHKKIWSLSGFFMIGAILIASFYMVVIGWILKYIYLGFSPLLADTKEAAAQFNTLLSNDLSSAIVCFSLVFLMVFFAVSKGVKSGIEKLNIWMMPGLFILLICILFYAISMGDGFVKAAKFLFVPNFSAITPDVVLQALGLAFFSLSMGVGVIPTYAANLPEQTNLIKSTLSIIFINILIGIMMGLVVFTFIFAYGADSTASGPGLIFISLVTLFAKLGIVGNIMAIAFFVSLLFAGVTSAVSMIEPFAYYLVRKFEISRKMALVYIGIFVYILGLFCIFSYYAQTANIFSIFGKPVFDALDFLTSNIMMPIGAIIFSFFVGYKLKKESLYLLFGEFMGKVFFEIWYFTLRYIVPIAICAIMIYQIAGK, from the coding sequence ATGATAAATGAAAAATTTTCAAAAATAGGCTTTGTTCTTGCTATGGCAGGATCGGCTGTTGGACTTGGTAATGCATGGAAATTTCCAACAATGGTAGGAAACAATGGTGGCTCAGCGTTTATAATTTTATATTTACTTCTCACGTTTGCTATCGCTTTTGTAGCGTTTTTAGCGGAGCTTAGCATTGGTAAGCTTGGTGAGAGTGACGTTGTAAGCTCCATTTATAAACTTGCTCCAAAACATAAAAAAATATGGTCCCTTTCAGGCTTTTTTATGATAGGAGCGATACTTATTGCTTCGTTTTATATGGTTGTCATTGGCTGGATATTAAAGTATATTTATCTTGGCTTTTCGCCACTTTTGGCTGATACTAAAGAAGCAGCAGCGCAGTTTAATACGCTTTTATCAAATGATTTAAGTAGTGCTATTGTTTGTTTTAGCTTGGTTTTTTTAATGGTATTTTTTGCTGTTTCAAAAGGTGTGAAAAGTGGCATTGAAAAACTAAATATCTGGATGATGCCGGGCCTTTTTATATTGCTTATTTGTATACTTTTTTATGCAATTAGCATGGGTGATGGCTTTGTTAAGGCGGCTAAATTTTTATTTGTGCCAAATTTTAGTGCGATCACGCCAGATGTTGTTTTGCAAGCTCTTGGACTTGCCTTCTTCTCACTATCTATGGGTGTCGGCGTCATACCGACATACGCTGCAAATTTACCGGAGCAGACAAATCTTATAAAATCAACGCTTTCTATCATCTTTATAAACATATTAATAGGCATTATGATGGGGCTTGTGGTCTTTACATTTATATTTGCTTATGGGGCTGATAGTACGGCAAGTGGACCAGGGCTTATTTTTATCTCACTTGTTACGCTTTTTGCAAAGCTTGGGATAGTTGGCAATATTATGGCTATCGCATTTTTTGTTTCGCTTTTATTTGCTGGTGTTACAAGTGCTGTTTCGATGATAGAACCATTTGCTTACTATTTGGTTAGAAAATTTGAAATTTCACGCAAAATGGCTCTTGTTTATATTGGAATTTTTGTCTATATTTTAGGCCTTTTTTGTATTTTTTCATATTATGCGCAGACGGCTAATATCTTTAGTATTTTTGGTAAGCCAGTCTTTGATGCACTTGATTTTCTTACTTCAAATATAATGATGCCAATAGGTGCCATAATTTTTAGTTTTTTTGTTGGCTATAAACTTAAAAAAGAGAGCTTATATCTACTCTTTGGTGAATTTATGGGAAAAGTATTTTTTGAAATTTGGTACTTTACTCTAAGATATATAGTGCCAATTGCAATTTGCGCCATCATGATCTATCAAATAGCAGGTAAATGA
- a CDS encoding sodium-dependent transporter: MMDRFSRVGFVLSIIGAAIGLGNAWKFPYMVGSNGGSAFILIYLFFAFVVGLSIFFAEMAMGKISRLDTVGAFKSLATKGAISWKFAGVVMVTGLFIASFYTLIIGWVLKYVILSLGELPKDMASSEALFVNFTSKGIEEQILYFSIAFFAYFFILTKGIKSGIERINVYLIPALFILLLLMLGYSFGMNGFDEAAKFLLVPDFSKIDQGAILNALGLAFFTMCIGIGCILTYSSSLGNDTNLFTSSLYVVFANIIISVIIGLIVFTFTYEFGSEPSKGAGLAFISLPTLFAKLGLLGNFLAFAFFTSLFFAGITSVISLVEPFIFFLNKSLGFSRNRSIIIVGAVVYVLGILCALSGIGNFKEALTFFGKSFFDLLDYLSSNIMLPLGGIIFAIFVGYFMKFELLKELFLPYMGEIVFKIWYFLIRFVAPVLVFVVLVREIA, from the coding sequence ATGATGGATAGATTTAGTAGAGTTGGTTTTGTTCTTTCTATCATTGGAGCGGCTATTGGCCTTGGTAATGCATGGAAATTTCCATATATGGTCGGTAGTAATGGCGGTTCAGCATTTATTCTTATATATCTATTTTTTGCTTTTGTGGTTGGGCTTAGCATATTTTTTGCTGAGATGGCAATGGGTAAAATTTCGCGCCTTGATACGGTTGGGGCATTTAAAAGTCTAGCTACAAAGGGGGCAATTTCCTGGAAATTTGCTGGTGTTGTGATGGTGACAGGGTTATTCATCGCATCTTTTTACACGCTCATTATCGGCTGGGTTTTAAAATACGTTATCTTAAGTCTTGGTGAGCTTCCAAAAGATATGGCAAGCTCAGAAGCGCTTTTTGTAAATTTTACTTCAAAGGGCATAGAGGAGCAAATCTTATATTTTAGCATCGCCTTTTTTGCCTACTTTTTTATACTTACAAAAGGTATAAAAAGTGGAATAGAGCGTATAAATGTATATCTTATTCCAGCACTTTTTATTTTGCTTTTGCTTATGCTTGGCTACTCTTTTGGCATGAATGGATTTGATGAGGCGGCTAAATTTTTACTAGTGCCTGATTTTTCAAAGATAGATCAAGGTGCTATCTTAAATGCTCTTGGGTTAGCTTTTTTTACGATGTGTATTGGCATTGGCTGCATTTTAACTTACTCATCAAGCCTAGGCAATGATACAAATTTATTCACTTCATCACTTTATGTAGTCTTTGCAAATATAATTATTAGCGTAATTATAGGGCTTATAGTTTTTACATTCACCTATGAATTTGGCTCAGAGCCATCAAAGGGTGCAGGGTTAGCATTTATCTCGCTTCCAACGCTTTTTGCAAAGCTTGGTTTGCTTGGAAATTTCTTAGCTTTTGCATTTTTTACATCTTTATTTTTTGCTGGTATAACATCGGTTATTTCGCTAGTCGAGCCATTTATATTTTTCTTAAATAAAAGTTTGGGATTTAGTAGAAATAGATCAATTATCATTGTCGGTGCCGTAGTTTATGTTTTAGGGATTTTATGTGCATTAAGCGGTATTGGTAATTTTAAAGAAGCACTTACATTTTTTGGTAAGAGCTTTTTTGATTTGCTTGATTATCTTAGCTCAAACATTATGCTCCCACTTGGTGGCATTATATTTGCCATTTTTGTTGGGTACTTTATGAAATTTGAGCTTTTAAAAGAGCTATTTTTGCCTTATATGGGTGAGATTGTTTTTAAAATTTGGTATTTTTTAATAAGGTTTGTGGCACCAGTTCTAGTTTTTGTGGTGTTAGTAAGGGAGATTGCATAA